The Mus caroli chromosome 1, CAROLI_EIJ_v1.1, whole genome shotgun sequence genome has a window encoding:
- the Capn10 gene encoding calpain-10 gives MRAVRAETPARELFRDAAFPASDSSLFYNLSTPLAQFREDITWRRPQEICATPQLFPDNPWEGQVKQGLLGDCWFLCACAALQKSQHLLDQVFPPGQPGWSDQKYQGFFTCRIWQFGHWKEVTIDDRLPCLAGRLCFSRCQREDVFWLPLLEKAYAKVHGSYEHLWAGQVADALVDLTGSLAERWSLKDVMKASGQQDRPSGGEHRTCRQLLHLKDRCLISCSVLSPRAGARELGEFHAFIISDLQELRSRTGQGILLLRIHNPWGRRCWQGLWREGGEGWNQVEPAKESELLAQLQEGEFWVEEEEFLREFDEVTIGYPVTEAGHLQSLHTERVLCHTRTLPGAWVTGQSAGGCRNNSCFPCNPKFWLRLLEPSEVCVAVLQRPRRRLVSQTRALAGASPAPVNLPGKDYQAVGLHIWKVEKRKISLPRVLSAPPVAGTACHAYDREIHLRCELSPGYYLAVPSTFLKDVPGQFLLRVFSTGKISLSAVRLATKDASPGSALPAGEWETVQLRGCWRAGQTAGGSRNFASYPCNPCLPFSVPEGAGPRYIRITLQQHCRLSDSQLHPIGFHVFQVPADGENQDACSLLLQEPLLSCVPHCYAQEVSRLCLLSVGNYRIVPSTYLPDTEGTFTVTIATRIDRQSIHSQEMLGQLLQEVSFMAVMKA, from the exons ATGCGGGCGGTCCGGGCCGAGACGCCGGCGCGGGAGCTCTTCCGGGACGCGGCATTCCCCGCCTCGGACTCCTCGCTCTTTTACAACTTGTCCACGCCTCTGGCCCAGTTTCGGGAGGACATCACTTGGAGACGACCCCAG GAAATCTGTGCCACACCTCAGCTGTTTCCAGATAACCCATGGGAGGGACAGGTGAAGCAAGGGCTGCTGGGGGATTGCTGGTTCCTGTGTGCCTGCGCCGCCCTTCAGAAGAGTCAACACCTCCTGGACCAG GTCTTccctccaggacagccaggctggtCTGACCAGAAATACCAAGGCTTCTTCACCTGTCGGATTTGGCAGTTTGGACACTGGAAGGAAGTGACCATAGATGATCGTCTGCCTTGTCTTGCCGGGAGACTCTGCTTTTCCCGGTGCCAGAGAGAGGATGTGTTCTGGCTTCCCTTACTGGAAAAGGCCTATGCTAA GGTCCATGGATCGTATGAGCACCTGTGGGCTGGGCAAGTGGCAGATGCCCTGGTGGATCTCACTGGAAGCCTGGCAGAAAGGTGGAGCCTGAAGGATGTAATGAAAGCCAGCGGCCAGCAGGACAGGCCCAGTGGTGGGGAGCACAGAACTTGTCGGCAGCTACTCCACCTGAAGGACCGGTGTCTAATCAGCTGCTCTGTGCTTAGCCCCAGAGCAG GTGCCAGGGAACTCGGGGAGTTCCATGCCTTCATCATCTCAGATCTGCAGGAGCTCAGGAGTCGGACTGGCCAGGGTATCCTCCTGCTGCGGATTCACAACCCCTGGGGCCGGCGTTGTTGGCAGGGCCTCTGGAGAGAAGG AGGTGAAGGGTGGAACCAGGTAGAGCCAGCTAAGGAGTCTGAGCTGCTGGCCCAACTCCAGGAAGGAGAGTTCTGGGTAGAGGAAGAGGAGTTCCTCAGGGAGTTTGATGAGGTCACCATCGGCTACCCAGTCACAGAGGCCGGCCACCTACAGAGTCTCCACACAG AGAGGGTGCTGTGCCATACACGGACACTGCCTGGTGCCTGGGTGACAGGGCAGTCAGCAGGAGGCTGCCGGAACAACAGTTGCTTTCCCTGCAACCCCAAGTTCTGGTTACGGCTCTTGGAGCCCAGCGAGGTGTGTGTGGCTGTTCTTCAGAGACCCCGGAGGCGTTTAGTGAGCCAGACTCGGGCACTGGCGGGTGCCAGCCCTGCACCGGTGAACCTCCCAGGCAAAGATTACCAGGCTGTGGGCCTGCACATCTGGAAG GTAGAGAAACGGAAGATCAGCCTGCCCAGAGTCCTGTCTGCACCCCCTGTGGCTGGCACTGCGTGCCATGCGTATGATCGTGAGATCCACTTGCGTTGTGAGCTCTCACCAGGCTACTACCTGGCTGTCCCTAGCACCTTTTTGAAGGATGTGCCAGGGCAGTTCCTGCTCAGAGTCTTCTCCACTGGGAAAATCTCCCTCAG TGCTGTCAGGCTGGCCACCAAGGATGCATCGCCTGGATCAGCCCTGCCTGCAGGCGAGTGGGAGACTGTGCAGTTGCGGGgctgctggagagctggccagaCAGCTGGGGGCAGCAGGAACTTTGCCTCCTACCCCTGCAATCCCTGCCTCCCCTTCTCCGTTCCTGAGGGTGCTGGCCCCCGCTACATCCGTATCACCCTGCAGCAACACTGCCGGCTCAGTGACAGCCAGCTGCACCCCATTGGTTTCCATGTCTTTCAG GTTCCAGCAGACGGTGAGAACCAGGACGCGTGTTCCCTGCTGCTCCAGGAGCCACTGCTAAGCTGTGTACCACATTGCTATGCCCAGGAAGTGAgccgcctctgcctcctttctgtGGGGAACTACAGGATTGTTCCCTCCACCTACCTGCCAGATACAGAGGGTACCTTCACGGTAACCATAGCAACCAGAATCGATAG GCAGTCCATCCACAGCCAGGAGATGCTGGGCCAGCTGCTCCAGGAG GTCTCCTTTATGGCAGTGATGAAAGCCTGA